One Streptomyces drozdowiczii DNA segment encodes these proteins:
- a CDS encoding ABC transporter permease, whose protein sequence is MNRRPRAPIVLALPALLAVAFLLLPLAGILARTSWGELGTHLTSQGTTQALTLSLIVSGWALLLSLVLGVPLAWLLARVDFPGKVFVRSLVLLPMVLPPTVGGVALLLGFGRRGLLGPWLEDWFGITLPFHTSGAVLAATFVAMPFLVISLEGALGGLRPRYEETAASLGASPVRVFLTVTLPMVAPGLAAGAALTWARALGEFGATITFAGNLPGTTQTLPLQVYLLLQDSPEAATSVSLLLLVIAMAVLLALRGRWTGTPQARTRRREVVDEEPGTAVPSGDAPEAVREDWPLHAEVTGFNELTLDAEAGTTIAVVGPNGAGKTTLLRALLGLTPRAHARLLLGDTDVTALPAHRRGVAWVPQDGALFPHLSTLANTAYGLRAKGVPRAEARRAAQEWLDRLGVGHLASRKPAQVSGGQAQRVALARALAARPRLLLLDEPLAALDQTTRSQVRHTLRRHLDGFGGVCLIVTHDPVEAVALADRVLVLEDGRTLQDAPPAEVTRHPRSPWVARMLGRNAWPGTATADGLEFPGGGRLVAADPLPAGAPALAVIAPEAVSVHREKPTGSPRNVWPGTVREITAGGSRLRVLVGSDQAPDLVAEITPQAAAELSLVDGARVWTSVKATEVTLVGL, encoded by the coding sequence ATGAACCGCCGCCCCCGCGCACCGATCGTGCTGGCCCTCCCCGCGCTGCTGGCCGTGGCGTTCCTGCTGCTGCCGCTGGCCGGCATCCTGGCCCGCACCTCCTGGGGCGAGCTGGGCACCCACCTCACCAGCCAGGGCACCACCCAGGCGCTGACGCTGTCGCTGATCGTCTCCGGCTGGGCGCTGCTCCTCTCCCTCGTCCTGGGGGTGCCGCTGGCCTGGCTGCTCGCCCGGGTCGACTTCCCGGGCAAGGTCTTCGTCCGGTCGCTGGTGCTGCTGCCGATGGTGCTGCCGCCGACGGTCGGCGGTGTGGCGCTGCTCCTCGGCTTCGGCCGCCGGGGGCTGCTCGGGCCGTGGCTGGAGGACTGGTTCGGGATCACGCTGCCCTTCCACACCTCGGGCGCGGTGCTCGCGGCGACCTTCGTCGCCATGCCGTTCCTGGTGATCAGCCTGGAGGGCGCGCTGGGCGGGCTGCGCCCCCGTTACGAGGAGACCGCGGCCTCCCTGGGGGCGTCGCCGGTACGGGTGTTCCTCACGGTCACGCTGCCGATGGTGGCGCCCGGTCTTGCCGCGGGGGCGGCGCTGACCTGGGCGCGGGCGCTCGGTGAGTTCGGGGCGACCATCACCTTCGCGGGCAACCTCCCCGGCACCACGCAGACCCTGCCCCTCCAGGTCTACCTGCTGCTCCAGGACAGCCCGGAGGCGGCGACCTCGGTGTCGCTGCTGCTGCTCGTCATCGCCATGGCGGTGCTGCTCGCGCTGCGGGGGCGGTGGACGGGGACGCCGCAGGCGCGTACGCGGAGGCGGGAGGTCGTCGACGAGGAGCCCGGGACCGCCGTCCCTTCGGGGGATGCTCCCGAGGCCGTACGGGAGGACTGGCCACTGCACGCCGAGGTCACCGGCTTCAACGAGCTGACCCTCGACGCGGAGGCCGGGACCACCATCGCCGTCGTCGGCCCCAACGGCGCCGGCAAGACGACCCTGCTGCGCGCCCTGCTCGGCCTCACCCCGCGCGCCCACGCCCGGCTCCTCCTGGGCGACACCGATGTCACCGCCCTGCCCGCCCACCGCCGGGGCGTCGCCTGGGTCCCGCAGGACGGCGCGCTGTTCCCGCACCTCAGCACCCTCGCCAACACCGCGTACGGGCTGCGCGCGAAGGGCGTACCGCGCGCCGAGGCCCGCCGCGCCGCGCAGGAGTGGCTGGACCGGCTCGGGGTCGGCCACCTGGCCTCCCGGAAGCCCGCCCAGGTCTCCGGCGGCCAGGCCCAGCGCGTCGCACTGGCCCGCGCGCTCGCCGCCCGTCCGCGCCTGCTGCTCCTCGACGAACCGCTCGCCGCGCTCGACCAGACGACCCGGTCCCAGGTCCGGCACACCCTGCGCCGCCATCTCGACGGGTTCGGCGGCGTCTGCCTCATCGTCACGCACGACCCCGTGGAGGCGGTCGCGCTCGCCGACCGGGTCCTCGTCCTGGAGGACGGCCGCACGCTCCAGGACGCCCCGCCCGCCGAGGTCACCCGGCACCCTCGGTCCCCCTGGGTCGCCCGGATGCTCGGCCGCAACGCCTGGCCCGGCACCGCCACCGCCGACGGCCTGGAATTCCCGGGCGGCGGGCGCCTCGTCGCGGCCGACCCGCTGCCGGCCGGGGCGCCCGCGCTCGCGGTCATCGCGCCCGAGGCCGTCTCCGTACACCGGGAGAAGCCGACCGGGAGCCCGCGCAACGTGTGGCCGGGGACGGTGCGCGAGATCACGGCGGGCGGGAGCCGGCTGCGGGTGCTGGTGGGGTCGGATCAGGCGCCGGACCTGGTCGCGGAGATCACCCCGCAGGCCGCGGCCGAGCTGTCCCTAGTGGACGGGGCGCGAGTGTGGACCAGCGTCAAGGCCACCGAAGTGACGCTCGTGGGGCTCTGA